A stretch of Podospora bellae-mahoneyi strain CBS 112042 chromosome 5, whole genome shotgun sequence DNA encodes these proteins:
- a CDS encoding hypothetical protein (EggNog:ENOG503P2GD; COG:S) has translation MAMQLPTVNGVPVIMPPPEGYVVDFENPERNSVTEAYWLFGVGNFLALLFMMQHLYTKAFIRRRFQIEDASLIIAWGCSIALQSMIVRDFMRGIMGTHSWEMPVTKFLLFLRALYLLPILYNPVQCGAKLALLLLYRRLAPQLWYQITVYVVMFIVVGSSFAIMFAAIFPCNPVQSAWDISIPGECINRPALYQATAILGAITDLMVLAVPIPIVVRLHVPLKHKIALIAAFSVGGITSFTSIMRLHALIVSMGDIDQSWGGGPVLLWIFAEANLSVICGTLPTIKPFLNHFIPRLLGSSNGRSAYPVNSGLSKSGGPPTFGGSGGGNQSQSQKRDKYQRFDDDIMYPLETVVAVEAGDDYASSEPIRKSESGSEKAINPGGIVQTKTAIITYQNAHAR, from the exons ATGGCTATGCAACTCCCGACTGTCAATGGCGTGCCGGTGATCATGCCCCCACCGGAGGGCTATGTGGTGGACTTTGAGAACCCAGAGCGCAACAGCGTGACAGAGGCCTACTGGCTCTTTGGAGTTGGTAACTTCTTGGCTCTGCTGTTCATGATGCAGCATCTCTACACTAAGGCATTCATCAGAAGGAGGTTTCAGATCGAAGATGCCTCTCTGATCATTGCCTGGGGATGCTCCATCGCGCTGCAGTCCATGATCGTTC GGGACTTTATGAGAGGAATCATGGGAACACACTCGTGGGAAATGCCCGTCACCAAGTTCCTCCTGTTCCTCAGAGCGCTCTACCTCCTGCCGATTCTGTACAACCCGGTTCAATGTGGCGCCAAGCTGGCACTTTTGCTGCTCTATCGAAGGCTAGCGCCACAGTTGTGGTACCAGATTACCGTTTACGTCGTCATGTTCATCGTCGTCGGTTCATCGTTCGCCATCATGTTCGCCGCCATCTTCCCTTGCAACCCCGTCCAGTCAGCTTGGGACATCAGCATCCCCGGCGAGTGCATCAACCGGCCCGCTCTGTACCAGGCCACGGCTATCCTCGGTGCCATCACCGATCtgatggtgctggcggtgccAATTCCCATCGTTGTCAGGCTTCATGTCCCTCTCAAGCACAAGATCGCTCTGATTGCTGCCTTTAGCGTCGGTGGAAT CACGTCTTTCACCTCCATCATGCGTCTCCACGCTTTGATCGTCTCCATGGGAGACATTGACCAATCCTGGGGCGGTGGTCCCGTTCTCCTCTGGAT tTTCGCCGAAGCCAACCTCTCCGTCATCTGCGGCAcactccccaccatcaagcccttcctcaaccacttcatcccccgcctcctcggcTCCTCCAACGGCCGCTCCGCCTACCCCGTCAACAGCGGCCTCTCCAAGTCCGGGGGCCCCCCCACCtttggcggcagcggcggcggcaaccaGTCCCAATCTCAAAAGCGCGACAAGTACCAGCGcttcgacgacgacatcatGTACCCCCTCGAGaccgtcgtcgccgtcgaGGCGGGCGATGACTATGCTTCCTCGGAGCCGATCAGGAAGAGCGAGAGCGGGTCCGAGAAGGCGATTAACCCTGGCGGTATTGTGCAGACCAAGACTGCTATTATCACTTACCAGAATGCACATGCCAGGTAG
- a CDS encoding hypothetical protein (EggNog:ENOG503NVMI; COG:C; CAZy:AA7), which translates to MHFTHLLLSFCSVASTMAAITPRQIPSKAKCLLDAGLGEAVLVRGDPQYAEREASYWSNSARLSPAAILRPRNTKEVALAVKALAAAKQPFAVRSGGHTNWAGSNNIAGGITIDLGFFNTTTYNAATETADIGPGSRWRDVYSELIKHKRAVAGGREGNVGVAGLLLGGGNTFFTARRGFACDNVVAYEVVLADGRIVTASKTSYPDLFVALKGGSNNFGIVTKFTMTAIPSDKVWGGMAFLPKDIAPQAVDAVVSFTNNVANDPDSNLVAMFTHMPDFKDIVVATLYANMAGVEKPAAYKEWLALPEIMNTVKNTTIAEMAFEYNIPANLHDIWFTLSLKNDARILNKAAELHVKLVEDLKAFIPEQTFTTQCLFQPLPTVFGKNSVAAGGNIMGVERQKSNGVLFLATAMVQTPEQEKKAYPLVKTWVEEVKKFAATIDGGLQEWTYLNYADKSQNPLKSYGPENIRKLKATAAKYDPQGVFQKLVPGGFKVSNL; encoded by the coding sequence ATGCACTTCACTCACCTTCTACTTTCATTCTGCTCCGTAGCATCAaccatggccgccatcaCCCCAAGACAGATCCCCTCCAAGGCCAAGTGCCTCCTCGACGCTGGACTCGGCGAGGCAGTTCTGGTTCGTGGAGATCCCCAATATGCTGAACGCGAGGCTTCATATTGGTCCAACAGCGCAAGGCTGAGTCCAGCTGCGATCCTCCGACCTCGCAATACCAAGGAGGTGGCCCTTGCCGTCAAGGCTCTTGCTGCCGCCAAACAGCCATTTGCCGTCCGTTCCGGTGGTCACACCAACTGGGCTGGCTCCAACAACATTGCCGgcggcatcaccatcgatcttggcttcttcaacaccaccacctacaaTGCTGCTACCGAGACTGCCGATATCGGCCCTGGCTCCCGCTGGCGGGATGTCTACTCGGAGCTGATCAAGCACAAGCGTGCCGTTGCCGGTGGCCGTGAGGGCAATGTTGGTGTCGCCGGTCTTTTGCTCGGCGGCGGTAACACCTTCTTCACTGCCCGCCGTGGCTTCGCCTGCGATAACGTCGTCGCCTATGAGGTCGTCCTTGCCGACGGCCGCATTGTTACCGCCAGCAAGACCAGCTACCCCGACCTCTTTGTTGCCCTCAAGGGCGGCTCCAACAACTTCGGCATCGTCACCAAGTTCACCATGACCGCCATCCCATCCGACAAGGTGTGGGGCGGCATGGCCTTCCTTCCCAAGGACATTGCTCCCCAGGCCGTTGACGCCGTTGTttccttcaccaacaacgTTGCCAATGACCCCGATAGCAACCTCGTCGCCATGTTCACCCACATGCCCGACTTCAAGGACATTGTTGTTGCTACTCTCTACGCCAACATGGCCGGTGTCGAAAAGCCTGCTGCTTACAAGGAGTGGCTTGCTCTTCCCGAGATCATGAACACGGTCAagaacaccaccatcgcTGAGATGGCATTCGAGTACAACatccccgccaacctccaCGACATCTGgttcaccctctccctcaagaaCGATGCTCGCATCCTcaacaaggctgccgagctcCACGTCAAGCTCGTTGAGGACCTCAAAGCTTTTATCCCTGAGCAGACCTTCACCACCCAGTGTCTCTTCCAGCCCCTCCCCACTGTCTTTGGCAAGAACTCGGTTGCTGCCGGTGGCAACATCATGGGTGTTGAGCGCCAAAAGTCTAACGGCGTTCTGTTCCTTGCTACCGCCATGGTCCAGACCCCtgagcaggagaagaaggcttaCCCTCTTGTCAAGAcgtgggttgaggaggtcaagaagttTGCCGCTACCATTGATGGCGGTCTTCAGGAGTGGACCTATCTCAACTATGCAGATAAGAGCCAGAACCCTCTCAAGAGTTACGGCCCTGAGAACATCCGCAAGCTGAAGGCTACTGCTGCCAAGTATGATCCTCAGGGTGTTTTCCAGAAGTTGGTGCCTGGTGGGTTCAAGGTTTCTAACCTTTAA
- a CDS encoding hypothetical protein (COG:T; EggNog:ENOG503PE39), translating to MAPHGNNLSKDEIAQFKEVFEIFDKDGTGDITAAELGAVMRELGLNPSPEELQDIVNEADLNKDGVISFEEFLSLMSMGVKETDTEQELVNAFKVFDKDGSGTISSDELRNVLKSLGENLTDAELDEMIKLADKDGDGHIDYQEFAHIMK from the exons ATG GCACCTCACGGGAATAACCTCTCCAAGGATGAGATTGCTCAGTTCAAGGAGGTGTTTGAGATTTTT GACAAAGACGGCACAGGCGACATTACCGCTGCCGAGCTGGGCGCCGTCATGCGTGAACTCggcctcaacccctccccggAGGAGCTCCAAGACATTGTCAACGAGGCGGACCTCAACAAGGACGGCGTGATCTCGTTTGAGGAGTTCCTGTCACTCATGTCGATGGGCGTCAAGGAGACGGACACGGAGCAGGAGCTGGTCAACGCCTTCAAGGTGTTTGACAAGGACGGGAGCGGGACCATCAGCAGCGACGAGCTGAGGAATGTGCTCAAGTCCCTGGGCGAGAACCTCACGGACGCGGAGCTGGACGAGATGATCAAGCTGGCGGAtaaggatggggatgggcaTATTGATTATCAGGAGTTTGCGCATATTATGAAATAG